Proteins from a single region of Thermogemmata fonticola:
- a CDS encoding carboxypeptidase-like regulatory domain-containing protein, translating into MARQRVGFVILAAACVVLSGCQPSLATVEGQVRYQGQPLPGGSIIFYCADGQIVRGLIAPDGRYQVVNVPYGTARVAIQAHRAQPEGLRLPQKLPPVKNGPISPAGLPPNDPRVVPLPARYAYPEESGLSLLVDRSVITQDFELKP; encoded by the coding sequence GTGGCTCGGCAACGGGTTGGCTTCGTGATACTGGCGGCGGCCTGTGTCGTTTTGAGCGGTTGCCAGCCGTCCTTGGCGACGGTGGAGGGCCAGGTGCGTTATCAGGGCCAGCCGCTGCCCGGTGGTTCGATCATTTTCTACTGCGCGGATGGACAGATTGTGCGCGGCCTGATCGCTCCCGATGGCCGCTATCAGGTGGTGAATGTGCCTTACGGAACAGCGCGGGTGGCGATCCAGGCGCACCGTGCCCAACCGGAGGGGTTGCGCCTGCCGCAAAAGCTGCCGCCGGTCAAAAACGGACCGATTAGTCCCGCCGGCTTGCCGCCGAATGATCCGCGGGTGGTACCCCTACCAGCCCGTTACGCCTACCCGGAGGAATCCGGGCTGAGCCTGCTTGTGGACCGGTCGGTGATAACTCAGGACTTTGAATTGAAACCATAA
- a CDS encoding hybrid sensor histidine kinase/response regulator — MIFLIQWSASTPPLPASVICIAATLLGGLAFLASGFLIPHRVAFQRLFWPEMVGAVGIYCTLWLWYVVEREQVQRIQRQVQAEAAQAQRGWQQYTEQQRTAIQDFLRRWPQLTPQQRQQEISRYVGQTPACLGVWRVDSEWTMLPLEVRATAAFEWTEVLQCEKTQAALRDPQQRLLVQPRSKGSSRRTLLLLIHPLPEELESGHLLAIYSLEDLLQQWVGRSLQTGFAVTVEDEEKVVFQWREGEREARPEWQQSLLLTWGDNRWRMTVWPTRDVLALEELSLPHWTLGVGLIMTLLLALVMHLALTASGRARALERENRQRQAAEAALRQSEQTYRTLVENLGQGVFWQDAQGRYVAVNGTFARWLGRPVEAILGAADEQLFPADRAARFAREFRQVLQDGTPVESEEAWETAQGRRMIRRMLTPVPDENGAAARGVLGICWDVTELRRLEMQLRQASKMDAIGQLAGGIAHDFNNLLTVIIGNLDLALANASSGREPADEKRSQQLQTALQAANRAAALTQRLLSFARNHQLDWRPVSLNSIIADVVEMLRRTIDPRIRIETACDPDLWPVRSDPNQLHQVLMNLCLNARDAITPPGVIRIEAQRLPAGSRRREQGLQVAAGDFIRLSVSDTGCGMSEEVQARIFEPFFTTKEPGKGTGLGLAMVFAIVRQHGGWIECQSQLGQGTRFDIYLPRAPVSEQSATPAVDEDHSLAEDTPLPPPRRTPTVLVVDDEEMVRNLAKAALLAQGWQVLEAADGQQAVEVFLQQRQAIDVVVLDLTMPVMSGHEVFRQLREIDPQVKVIFASGYAEEQLEESERQAMADFIKKPYRPQEVVHAVKAVLKQRSAGETKTHSQTLPELSIPSSVPSYSL; from the coding sequence TTGATATTTCTGATTCAGTGGTCGGCGAGCACACCTCCGCTACCAGCCTCTGTGATTTGCATAGCGGCTACTTTGCTGGGCGGTCTCGCTTTCCTGGCCAGTGGTTTTCTGATTCCCCATCGTGTTGCATTCCAACGACTATTCTGGCCGGAAATGGTTGGTGCAGTGGGGATTTATTGTACGCTGTGGCTCTGGTATGTGGTGGAGCGCGAGCAGGTGCAGCGGATTCAGCGGCAGGTCCAAGCCGAGGCGGCGCAAGCCCAGCGCGGCTGGCAGCAGTACACCGAGCAGCAGCGGACGGCTATTCAGGACTTCCTGCGGCGCTGGCCGCAACTGACCCCCCAGCAACGGCAGCAGGAGATCAGCCGCTATGTCGGCCAGACACCAGCTTGCCTGGGCGTCTGGCGGGTCGATAGCGAATGGACGATGCTGCCGCTGGAGGTGCGAGCAACGGCGGCGTTCGAGTGGACCGAAGTGCTGCAATGTGAGAAGACTCAAGCGGCCCTGCGCGACCCCCAGCAACGGCTTTTGGTCCAGCCGCGCTCCAAGGGGAGCAGCCGGCGCACGCTCCTGCTTTTGATTCATCCGCTGCCGGAGGAGTTGGAAAGCGGGCATCTGCTGGCCATCTATTCCCTGGAGGACTTGCTCCAGCAGTGGGTGGGGCGTTCACTCCAGACAGGCTTTGCCGTAACTGTCGAGGACGAAGAGAAGGTGGTCTTCCAGTGGCGGGAGGGGGAACGGGAAGCCCGGCCCGAGTGGCAACAAAGCTTGCTGTTGACGTGGGGAGACAACCGCTGGCGGATGACCGTGTGGCCGACACGGGACGTGCTGGCGTTGGAGGAATTGTCGCTGCCCCACTGGACGCTGGGGGTGGGGCTGATCATGACGCTGCTGTTGGCCCTGGTGATGCACCTGGCGCTGACAGCCAGCGGGCGGGCGCGGGCCTTGGAACGGGAGAACCGGCAGCGTCAGGCGGCAGAGGCGGCCCTGCGGCAAAGCGAACAGACCTATCGGACGTTAGTGGAGAATCTCGGCCAGGGGGTGTTTTGGCAGGATGCGCAGGGACGGTACGTGGCGGTCAATGGGACCTTCGCCCGCTGGCTGGGCCGGCCCGTGGAAGCGATTCTCGGCGCCGCCGACGAGCAACTGTTCCCTGCGGACCGGGCCGCACGGTTTGCCCGTGAGTTTCGGCAAGTCCTCCAGGACGGTACGCCGGTGGAAAGCGAGGAAGCCTGGGAGACTGCCCAAGGCCGCCGGATGATCCGCCGCATGCTCACTCCTGTGCCGGACGAAAACGGTGCGGCGGCCCGCGGCGTACTAGGCATCTGCTGGGATGTCACCGAGCTACGCCGCCTGGAAATGCAGTTGCGCCAGGCCAGCAAAATGGATGCGATCGGCCAGCTCGCCGGCGGCATCGCCCATGACTTCAACAACCTGCTTACGGTCATCATCGGCAATCTGGACCTCGCCTTAGCTAACGCATCCAGTGGAAGGGAACCCGCGGACGAGAAGCGCTCGCAACAATTGCAGACGGCCCTGCAAGCCGCCAATCGCGCCGCCGCTCTGACCCAGCGGCTGCTCAGCTTCGCCCGCAATCACCAACTGGACTGGCGGCCGGTGTCGCTCAACTCCATCATCGCCGATGTCGTCGAAATGCTCCGCCGCACGATCGATCCGCGCATCCGCATCGAGACGGCCTGCGATCCGGACCTTTGGCCTGTCCGTTCGGATCCGAACCAGTTGCATCAGGTGCTGATGAATCTGTGCCTCAATGCCCGCGATGCGATCACGCCGCCGGGAGTCATTCGCATCGAGGCGCAGCGACTGCCCGCCGGTTCACGCCGCCGAGAGCAGGGCTTGCAGGTGGCCGCCGGGGATTTCATCCGCCTGTCGGTTAGCGATACCGGCTGCGGCATGAGCGAGGAGGTGCAAGCCCGCATCTTCGAGCCGTTCTTCACCACCAAGGAACCCGGCAAGGGAACGGGACTGGGTCTGGCGATGGTCTTTGCCATTGTCCGGCAGCACGGCGGATGGATCGAGTGCCAATCGCAACTGGGCCAAGGCACCCGCTTTGACATTTATCTGCCGCGCGCACCGGTCAGTGAACAGTCGGCGACCCCTGCCGTGGACGAGGACCACTCCCTCGCTGAAGACACGCCCTTGCCGCCTCCCCGCCGTACGCCCACCGTGCTGGTCGTCGATGATGAAGAGATGGTGCGGAACCTGGCCAAGGCCGCCCTGCTTGCCCAGGGTTGGCAGGTTCTGGAAGCCGCGGATGGCCAGCAGGCCGTGGAAGTCTTCCTCCAGCAGCGCCAGGCCATCGATGTGGTCGTCCTGGACCTGACCATGCCGGTGATGTCCGGCCACGAGGTCTTCCGCCAGTTGCGGGAAATCGACCCCCAGGTCAAAGTCATCTTCGCCAGCGGTTATGCCGAAGAGCAGCTCGAAGAGTCCGAACGGCAGGCGATGGCCGACTTCATCAAAAAGCCGTACCGTCCCCAGGAAGTCGTGCATGCCGTCAAGGCGGTTTTGAAGCAGCGCAGCGCCGGGGAGACGAAAACCCACTCTCAGACCCTTCCTGAACTGAGCATACCTTCGTCCGTTCCCAGTTATAGTCTCTGA